A genome region from Bufo gargarizans isolate SCDJY-AF-19 chromosome 2, ASM1485885v1, whole genome shotgun sequence includes the following:
- the LOC122928296 gene encoding protocadherin gamma-C5-like, with protein sequence MDNQSCVKAWKWQVAFSLFLCSWGWVSGQLRYSIAEESHPGTVVGNVAQDLGVNLAEISRRRLSFGSDGNSRLFSIEQKNGALVVHERIDRESLCGSSLSCLLHLEVVAENPLELHSLEIEVLDINDNSPSFLKTNQVINITELLAISGVKFQLETAKDLDIGRNSISQYQLNPNPYFSLLLKKRKDGTLITELVLERNLDREEKAEHKLLLTALDGGDPPKSGSTQITVIVLDFNDNAPVFDQPNYKINILENIQLNTVIIKLNATDLDEGENGKIVYSFDHHTLDSAKTIFEINSYTGEIVNKANVDFEATGFYELYVKATDKGSPKLEGHCIIQVEVKDVNDNTPEIIFTSKTNEVPENAPVGTVIGFITVKDKDSGKNGQIELQVSPGLPFTCQPMSQRYALVTNGHLDREKLSQYTIKLTASDLGSPSLSSQITISLTIADINDNQPAFLHNVYNAFIAENNEPGRLVMYSICYGSG encoded by the coding sequence ATGGACAATCAGAGCTGTGTAAAGGCTTGGAAATGGCAAGTAGCTTTCTCCCTCTTCCTTTGTAGCTGGGGCTGGGTCTCTGGGCAGCTGCGTTATTCTATTGCTGAGGAGTCTCATCCAGGGACTGTTGTGGGGAATGTGGCTCAGGATCTGGGGGTGAATCTGGCTGAGATTAGTAGAAGGAGGCTGAGTTTTGGATCTGATGGAAACAGCAGATTATTCTCTATAGAGCAGAAGAATGGAGCTCTGGTTGTACATGAGAGGATTGATAGGGAGAGCCTGTGTGGATCCAGCCTGAGCTGTTTGCTGCATCTAGAGGTTGTGGCTGAGAATCCTCTGGAGCTTCATAGTCTGGAAATAGAGGTTCTGGATATTAATGATAATTCACCATCATTTTTAAAGACTAATCAAGTCATAAATATAACTGAATTATTAGCAATTTCTGGTGTCAAATTTCAGTTAGAAACAGCAAAGGATTTAGATATAGGCAGGAACAGTATCAGTCAGTACCAATTAAACCCAAATCCATATTTTTCCTTGCTTTTAAAAAAACGGAAGGATGGGACCCTTATTACTGAGCTAGTGTTAGAAAGGAATCTGGATAGGGAGGAAAAAGCTGAACATAAGCTACTTCTGACAGCTCTTGATGGGGGAGACCCTCCTAAATCAGGGTCCACGCAGATAACTGTGATTGTTTTAGATTTTAATGATAATGCACCAGTGTTTGATCAGCCCAATTACAAGATCAATATCTTGGAAAATATTCAGTTGAACACAGTCATTATAAAGTTAAATGCTACAGATTTAGATGAAGGTGAAAATGGTAAAATCGTATATTCCTTTGATCATCATACCTTGGATTCGGCAAAGACAATTTTTGAAATAAATTCATATACTGGTGAAATAGTGAATAAAGCAAATGTGGATTTTGAAGCTACAGGTTTTTATGAATTGTATGTCAAAGCTACAGATAAAGGGTCACCTAAATTAGAGGGTCATTGTATAATCCAGGTTGAGGTAAAAGATGTAAATGACAATACACCAGAAATTATTTTCACCTCTAAGACTAATGAAGTTCCTGAGAATGCCCCCGTAGGAACTGTGATTGGATTCATCACAGTTAAAGATAAGGATTCTGGCAAAAATGGGCAAATTGAATTACAAGTGTCCCCAGGTTTACCCTTCACATGCCAGCCCATGTCACAGCGCTATGCTCTGGTCACCAATGGGCATCTAGACAGGGAGAAGCTCTCACAATACACTATAAAACTGACGGCATCTGATCTGGGTTCTCCATCTCTCAGCAGCCAGATTACAATCAGCCTTACTATAGCTGATATTAATGATAATCAGCCAGCATTTCTACACAATGTCTACAATGCCTTCATTGCAGAAAACAATGAGCCGGGTAGACTGGTTATGTACAGTATCTGCTATGGATCCGGATGA